A section of the Sporanaerobacter acetigenes DSM 13106 genome encodes:
- the upp gene encoding uracil phosphoribosyltransferase — protein MGKVVVLDHPLIKHKLTFIRDKNTGSKDFRELVKEVSMLMAYEVTRDLPLEEIEIETPICKTKSQVISGKKVGLVPILRAGLGMVDGMLNLIPAAKVGHIGLYRDPETFKPVEYYCKLPQDIEERDLIVLDPMLATGGSAVAAIQFLKDRGAKNIKLMNLIAAPEGIEAVTAAHPDVDIYVANVDEKLNEHAYIIPGLGDAGDRLFGTK, from the coding sequence ATGGGCAAAGTAGTAGTATTAGATCATCCTTTGATAAAACACAAATTGACTTTTATAAGGGATAAGAATACTGGTTCAAAGGATTTTAGAGAATTGGTGAAAGAAGTTTCTATGCTAATGGCTTATGAAGTGACGAGAGATTTGCCATTGGAAGAAATCGAAATCGAAACTCCTATCTGCAAGACAAAATCTCAAGTGATATCTGGAAAGAAAGTGGGATTGGTGCCAATACTAAGGGCAGGTCTTGGAATGGTAGATGGAATGCTCAATTTGATTCCAGCAGCAAAAGTGGGACATATTGGACTTTACAGGGATCCTGAGACGTTTAAACCTGTAGAATACTATTGCAAACTTCCTCAAGATATAGAGGAAAGAGATTTGATAGTTCTAGATCCAATGCTTGCTACAGGAGGATCTGCTGTTGCAGCTATTCAATTCTTAAAAGACAGAGGTGCAAAAAATATAAAACTTATGAATTTAATAGCAGCACCTGAAGGAATAGAAGCAGTGACTGCTGCTCATCCAGATGTAGATATCTATGTAGCTAATGTGGATGAAAAGCTAAATGAACATGCTTACATAATTCCAGGTCTAGGGGACGCAGGAGATAGACTATTTGGAACTAAATAA
- the rpiB gene encoding ribose 5-phosphate isomerase B has protein sequence MKIGIGSDHGGYELKEEVKKYLEENGIEYIDYGTNSKDSVDYPEYGQKVAEAVKGGECDKGIVVCGTGIGISISANKVPGIRCALCSDTYSARMSIEHNNANMLALGGRVVGRDLAIEIVSTWLKAAFLGGRHERRINKISDIERKYMI, from the coding sequence ATGAAAATTGGTATAGGTTCAGATCATGGTGGATATGAGCTTAAGGAAGAAGTAAAGAAATATTTAGAAGAAAATGGGATAGAATATATTGACTATGGTACAAATTCTAAAGATTCCGTAGACTATCCTGAATATGGACAAAAAGTAGCTGAAGCTGTGAAAGGCGGAGAATGTGACAAGGGAATAGTTGTATGTGGAACAGGAATAGGAATATCTATATCTGCAAACAAAGTTCCTGGCATACGATGTGCTTTATGTAGTGATACTTATTCAGCTAGAATGTCTATAGAACACAACAATGCAAATATGTTGGCTTTGGGAGGAAGAGTAGTAGGAAGGGATTTGGCCATTGAAATAGTTTCAACTTGGCTTAAAGCAGCTTTTTTAGGTGGAAGACATGAAAGAAGAATAAATAAAATTTCTGACATAGAAAGAAAGTATATGATATAA
- a CDS encoding low molecular weight protein arginine phosphatase produces MKILFVCTGNTCRSPMAEGLMSDILDRKEIRNIGVDSAGIYAIDGQSASRWAIEVLKEEGIDISSHKAKMVNRSLLEEADLILTMSTSHKKALNSKYDFVKEKTYTLKEYAYGVEEDILDPFGGNKRIYENTKEEIKKALESIAKKEEKQK; encoded by the coding sequence ATGAAAATTCTTTTTGTATGTACAGGAAATACATGCAGAAGTCCTATGGCAGAAGGGCTTATGAGTGATATATTAGACAGAAAAGAAATAAGGAATATAGGAGTTGATTCTGCTGGAATATATGCCATAGATGGTCAAAGTGCCTCAAGATGGGCTATAGAAGTTTTAAAAGAAGAAGGAATAGATATTTCCAGTCACAAGGCAAAGATGGTGAATAGGTCTTTGCTTGAAGAAGCAGATTTGATACTCACTATGTCTACATCTCACAAAAAAGCCTTGAATTCTAAATATGATTTTGTCAAAGAAAAAACATATACTCTAAAAGAATATGCCTATGGAGTAGAAGAAGATATATTAGACCCCTTTGGTGGAAACAAAAGAATATATGAAAATACCAAAGAAGAAATAAAAAAGGCATTGGAAAGCATTGCAAAAAAGGAGGAGAAGCAAAAATGA
- a CDS encoding ZIP family metal transporter, with amino-acid sequence MKSIFDISIIGFLVGMVGTGLGGICAMFIRDAQDKFLSILLGITGGFMLSIVNFELLPQSYILGGIWNEILGILLGMFLIIFAEEKIPENKYDPLMKSSLILAISIGIHNLPEGLAIGSSFMAESNIGYILSLAMFIHNLPEGLTLAIPLKLSKVPNLKILLITILAGLPTGIGAFIGAYLGNISNIFVSLCLSFAGGAMLYIICSELIPNAKALHSGRTSTIGIILGFILGLFFAF; translated from the coding sequence ATGAAAAGTATTTTTGATATAAGTATCATAGGTTTTCTTGTAGGAATGGTAGGGACTGGCCTTGGCGGAATTTGTGCCATGTTTATAAGAGATGCTCAAGATAAATTTTTAAGTATTCTTTTAGGAATCACTGGGGGATTTATGCTAAGTATTGTGAATTTTGAACTTTTGCCTCAGTCTTATATTTTGGGTGGAATATGGAATGAAATACTTGGAATCCTATTGGGAATGTTTTTAATCATATTTGCAGAAGAAAAAATTCCCGAAAATAAATATGACCCTCTCATGAAAAGTAGTCTTATATTAGCTATAAGTATAGGAATACACAATCTCCCAGAAGGTCTAGCTATAGGATCTAGCTTTATGGCAGAAAGCAATATTGGCTATATACTTTCTTTGGCCATGTTCATACACAATTTGCCAGAAGGATTGACCCTTGCTATACCTTTAAAATTGTCAAAAGTTCCAAATTTAAAAATACTCCTAATCACTATATTGGCAGGATTGCCAACTGGAATAGGAGCGTTTATAGGAGCTTATCTGGGAAATATTTCAAATATATTTGTATCTCTATGTCTCTCTTTTGCTGGAGGAGCTATGCTATATATAATATGTAGTGAACTAATACCAAATGCAAAAGCCCTTCACAGCGGAAGGACTTCTACTATAGGTATAATTCTAGGTTTTATATTGGGGCTATTCTTTGCATTTTAG